The segment TCAAAACGCCGCCCGTATTCGTCCAAATTGACGCCCCCGTCAGGCAAGAGATGGGACAAATCTTCTTCCGGCAAAGGCGGTTCTATTTTCTGTATTAAAAACTGCAATGAGCCGTCGCCGGCAAAACGGTTCAGGTCGATTGTCCCGGTAGCCACAAAAGCGCGCGGCCCGGCCTGGGCGCGAAAAACATCCACAGTATGGCCGTCAAAAGAAACAAAAGGCAGCGCGGCGGTGTTGTCGCTGGCGAACCCGCGGGCGAACACGCCGCCGTTGGCCGAATTGCCAATCTTTTGCACGCGGCACAAAACGATGTGCCTTATTCTGTCTCCGGCTTTAAATTCTGCAAGCATGGTCTGCTCTCCTTCATAACATAAGCAAGGACGGTTCTTCCTCGGCTATCAATATTTTTATCTTGCGGCCTTTGGCGCTTGCGGCGATTTTGTCGGCCAGAAAAGGCAAAACAGGACGCTCCGTTCCCTGATGGCCGGCATCGAGCAGGCTCAGGCCGGCCAACTTCGCCTCCTGCGCCGCGTGGTGGCCCAAATCGCCGGTTACCAATATATCCGCCCCGCCGGCCAGCGCATCCTGCACCAAGTCGCCGCCGGCACCGCCGCAGACGGCCACTTTGCGCACCGGGCGGCCGGCGTCGGCGTAAAGGGCATAGTCCAAACGCAAGGCGGATTTCGCCATAAGGGCAAAATCCCTGACCGTCATCGCCTCTTTCAACGCGCCTATCCTGCCCGCGCCCCATACCCCCGTCCGGTCGTTGGCCAATTCGTATACGTCATAGGCGGCTTCCTCATAAGGGTGCGCAGCCAGCATGGCTTTAAGCACGGCGGCAAGTTTTTCGGCGGGCGCTACCGTTTCTATCCGCGTTTCTTTGACGGAGGACATCTCGCCCTCCCGGCCGGCAAAAGGATGCGTCCCCGCCAGGGGGCGGAAAGCGCCGGTCCCTTTCACGCGGAAAGAGCAGTCGCTGTATTGTCCTATATGCCCCGCCCCTTCCCGCGCCATGGCCGCCATTACCCTGTCGGCGTATTGGTCGGGGACAAAGACCGCTATTTTGCGCAGAAGGCAATGGCCGGACTTTCTTAGTACGGCAACATCCGACAACCCGAGTTTTTGCGCGAGCGCGTCGCTGACGCCGCCCGCGCAAAAATCAAGATTGGTGTGCGCCGCGTAAACGGCGACGTTATCTCTGATGAGCTTGGCCAGCAGGCGCGAGCGCCAATCGGTTTCCGCCAGTTTTTTTATTTCGTGGAAAATCAGCGGGTGATGGGAAATTATCATTTGCGCTTTTTCCCCGGCCGCCTGCCCGGCAACGCCCGGCGTAACGTCAAGGGCGAGCATGACCCGCTCTACCGCCGAAGCGGGACAGCCGCAAAGCAGCCCCACGTTGTCCCATTGCGCCGCCAGATTTTCCGGCGCACATTCGCCCAATACAGCTATTATATCGCCAACCGTTACAGGCATCGCAAACAATCCTCCGCCGCCGCCCAAATTGCCCGCGCCGTTTCGTATCTGGCGCCGCGCGCCGCCGGGCGGCCGTTTTCCATGCTGCGGCAGACGCGGGCGTAACGCGCGGCTATGTTGCCGACATGCCGCTTTAAAAGAGGATGCCCGGCCTCCAAAAGCAGCGGCCCCGCTTCCAGCCGGAAATGGTCATAAACCATGTGTTTCGCGGCGGGATTTTTTTGCGCGAAAATTATTTCATACAATTTTCGCCCCTCCGCCGCCAGCTCCTCCCCCGCGAGCGGCCAGCCGCTGGCGCAAAGCCATGAACGCAGGCGGCCGCCGCCGGTCATGGGCTGCAAGATCAAAGAATCCACCCCTGCGAGCAGATCGGAACCTTTGTCCAATATTTGCGCAATCGTCGACCCTCCCATGCCAGCAATGACAATGGCGTCGACTTCGCCCGACTTGAGCGGGGACAGGCCATATCCTTGCCTTACCTTTATCCGCCCGTCCGCGCCGGCCGCCGCGACGGACGCTGCCGCCGCCCGGCACGGCCCGTCCGCGACATCGACGGCAACGGCAAAATCAATGATCCCTTTTTCAAGCAGCCAAAGCGGCAAATAAGCATGATCGGCGCCGATATCGGCGATCCGCGCACCGGATGGCACAAAGCCGGCGATCTTTTTCAGCCTGTCCGCAAGCCGCATGGCCAAAGCCTCCCCGCAAATAAAAAAGCGAAGTCCAAAACACTTCGCCGCAAAATAAGCTGGTGGGCCCACCTGGGATCGAACCAGGGACCGACCGGTTATGAGCCGGTGGCTCTACCGCTGAGCTATAGGCCCGCGCAACAGGCGGCTGGCAGAAACAAAGCCCCGCAAGCCAACGGATATATTATAATATCAGGCTTTATTTCGTGTCAAGCGGCTATTCCAAAAAATCCCGGAGTTTCCTGCTGCGGGTGGGATGCCTTAACTTGCGCAGGGCTTTTGCCTCTATCTGCCTGATGCGCTCGCGCGTGACGCCAAAAAACCTTCCCACTTCCTCCAACGTGCGCGAACGCCCGTCTTCCAAACCGAACCGCAGCTCCAGCACCTTCTTCTCGCGCTGGGTCAGCGTTTCCAAAACCTCATTGAGCTGTTCGCGCAGCAGGATAAAAGAAGCGGCGTCGGCGGGCGCGGGCGCGTCATGGTCTTCGATGAAATCGCCCAAATGCGAATCTTCCTCTTCGCCTATTGGCGTTTCCAAAGAAACGGGCTCCTGCGCGATCTTCATTATTTCGCGCACCCGCTCGACGGTCGTGTCCATCCCCTGGGCCACTTCCTCCGGCAGGGGCTCGCGCCCCATCTCCTGCAACAACTGCCGGGACACCCTGATTAATTTGTTGATGGTTTCCACCATGTGCACAGGGATGCGAATGGTCCTGGCCTGATCCGCGATCGCCCTGGTTATGGCCTGCCTTATCCACCAAGTGGCGTAAGTGCTGAATTTGTAGCCCTTGGTATAGTCAAATTTTTCCACCGCCTTGATCAAGCCGAGATTGCCTTCCTGGATAAGATCCAAAAACAACATGCCGCGCCCCACATAACGCTTGGCAATGCTCACGACAAGGCGCAGGTTGGCCTCCTCCAGGCAGCGTTTGGCGGCGTCGCCCTGGCTGACGGCTTCATTTAATATATCGTCGTATCTTTTGTTATAGTCGCGCAGCTGGGCGGCGGTTATTTCTTTGTCATTTTGTTTCGCGCGCTTTCCCAGGAGTTTGATTATATAACAAATTTCCAAAAGCTTGTTGGCCTCGCTGCCGCTTTCCGGCGGATTCAGGCGCAGCGGCAAATCATCGGCAAGACTTACGTTGCGCGATTGCAGGTTGCGGACAAGGTAGGACATTTCGCTTTTGGTCAGCTCGCCGGCGGTCGCGACGATGTCTGAATGTTTGGCCTGGTGTTTGTTCCTGCCGGCCAACAGCATATTTTTTGACAATACATAGGAAGAATCTCTCTCCAGCGCCGCCGCCCGTTCCTGCTTGAGCAATTTTTCCACAGATTGCCGCAAAGCGCCGGTTTTGCGGCGTTCATAGTTGAAAGTGAAAAAGCTGGCTATCTCTTCTGGATCGCCGGATAGGATCAGGGACGCGTAAGCGCCTTTGTCCTTCCTCTTGGCCAGTTTTATTTCATCGTCGCCGGTCAGAAGGGGAACGCGCCCAATTTCCTTCAGATACATGCGGACGGGATCGTCGATGCCTATGCCGTCGGGAACAGAGAGGTCTTCGGCCTCGCTTTCCTCGATAACGTGCGCGGCGGCCATGTCCGTAGCATCATCGGCGCCGCCTTGCACATCGTCCATTACGTCTATGCCTTTTTGCGCCAGGAAATCGCATATCTCTTCCATTTCTTCCAGCGTCATTTCTTCACTGTTCGGAACAAAATCAAGTATTTCTTTGTAGGTCAGTACGCCGCCGCGCTCCTTTCCCTTGCAGAGCAGTTCGTCAAAATGCTCCGGCGGTTCCGGGGGGGCTTTTTTTTGAGGCATGTTATCCCTCCTCTCCACAAAAATCACTCTGCTTTCTCATAATTTGCATCCAGCCTGTGAACTCATGCCCTTAAAACAATTTACGGATCTCGTTTTTTATTTTCTGGCTTTTGCCCAATTCCCGCGCAAGGCGGACGTCGCCCGCGCTTTCGTATGCCGCCGCGCGTTTGCGGTGCTCGTCGTATTTTTGTTCCCAGAACGATTTTTCCAGCAGCCTTATGCAATCCTTAGCCAATTGCCCTATGTCCGCCCCTTTGTCCTCATCCACCAGCAAGCCGGCCTCGTCGGTTAAAAGTTCCGCGACCTTTGCCCTGCTTTCATCGCCCAAATAAGGCAAAATGCCGGAAAGCCGCTCGTCCGCCCCTTCTTTGTCCGGCTGTTCGCGCAAAAGGCCGGCAATCTCTTTCAGCTCATGATAACACGGCGCCGCTATGCCTGCGGTTTCCTCGCCTTCCGCGCCGGCTTCCTGCCGAATGCCGCCCCAACGGTTGCTTAGCCGCGTTTGCATGTCTTCAACCCATTCCATAGCTTCCGGCCTTTGGGCTATCGCCCAGATGAGCTGCTTTTCCGCTTCCGCCCGCGCGCCCTTGCCTTTGCGCAATTGAGCCGCAGGGACGGGCCGGGGGGAAAGCGCGCCGTATTTTTTTTGCCTGGAAAGATATTTATTGAACTCGCCGGCAATCGCCGCTTCGTCTATGGTCAGCTCGCGCGCCAGTTCCGATATGGCGTTTTGCGTCTCCAAGCTGTTTCCCAACTCCGCGATCACCGGGATAATGTTCGACACGGCTTCGACTTTTCCTGCCAAAGTGGAAAAATCTGTTTGCGACAAAACAAAAGCCTTTTGAAACGCCCAACCGTCGGGAGCCTGCCGGAGCAAAGCGGAAAACTTCTCCGCGCCGAATTTTAAAATAAACTCGTCCGGATCTTTGGCTCCGTCAAGCAATATGGCCTTTGTCCTAACGCCCGCCGCCCGCGCGATGGAAACGGCGCGCATCGCCGCCTTGCGCCCGGCCGGGTCGCTGTCATAGCAAAAAACCAGTTCTTTGGCGACCCGCGCGATTAAATTCGCTTGTTCGGGCGAAAACGCCGTGCCCATTGAAGCGACCGCGTTCGTGAACCCGGCGGCGTGCAGCGCGATGGCATCCATATACCCTTCCACCACGATTGCCGCGCCAGAGGACTTTATTTGCGCAAGCGCCAAGTCCAGGCCATACAGCAAATGCCTTTTGTTAAAAACTCCGCTTTCCGCCGTGTTAAGATATTTGGGCTGCCCTTCGCCCAACAGCCGGCCGCCGAAACCTACCACATTGCCGCGGGGATCCTTGATCGGTATCATGAGGCGCGAACGGAAAACATCATAACAATCGCCGCCTTCCCGGAGGGCGGCCAGCCGCGCTTTCAGCAAAAGTTCGAGGCTGACCTCTTTTTGCATGAAAGCCTTGCACAAAGATTTGCCCCCGCCCAAAGCCACTCCTAAGGAAAAGCGCCCCGCCGTGCCGGCGTCTATGCCGCGCCCGGATAGGTAAGCCCTGGTCTCTTGCCCGAAAGCGGTCTTTTGCAGACAGGCGGCAAAATAATTGACGGCCAGCGCGTTGACGGCGTAAATCTCCCCGGCTTCGTCATCTTTTTTCCTCTGCCGCCCGGCCTTGCGCCCATCGGGAACCGGTACGCCAAATTTGCCGGCGATCAGCTCGAGCGCCTCCGAAAAAGACAGATCCCCGATTTTCTGGGCGAAGGCGATGGCATCGCCACCGGCACCGCAGCCGAAACAATAGAAAAGGCCCTTGTCCGGGCTGACCGAAAAAGACGGGGTCTTTTCCTGATGGAACGGGCAGCAGCCCCAGAACTTGCCGCCGCGCTTTTTCAGCGTTACGTGCTCGGATACCAAGCTGACGATATCGCAGCGGTTTTTCACCGTTTGGATAAAGTCCTTATAAGAATCGTCCATTTTCGTTTGTCTTGCCTTTTTGTTTATCAGCTCTAAAATGTATATTCCATAATTTTCTTTTATTTCCTCTTTTATAAAAAATTCCGGGAAAATCTTTTTGCGCAGAACCGCAAAGCGGCGGCGCGGCCGAAAATATTAAAACACAGTTAAGTTATCGGCCGTCCGGCGCGTGTCTGCGCAGCGGAGCCTGATAGTCGCTCTCCAGAACCGGCTGGAAAATTCCGTCAACGCCCTTGGTACGGCCTCCGAAAACAGCGGCGCGGCCGAATCGCGCATCCGCGACGCCGATCTGGCGGCCGAAATGTCCGGCTGCCTCAAAGAAAACGTCAAGGCGCAAGCCGCCCAGTCCATGCTGGCGCAGGCCAACGCCCGCGCCGGGCGAGCGCTCGACTTGTTGCGGCAATAAAGGCCAAAGGCCGTAGAAAACACGCACGCAAGCCAAAGATTTATAGCTTTGAACCGCGTGTTGCGTTGCTTTTTGGGGCCGTCCCTGGCTGACGAAGGCTCTTGCGGACTTTGGGCAAAACGCGGCCATGCGCCTGTTTGTCCGCCGCCGGCTTGGCAGCGCGCCGCTTTAAATCCTTGCCCTGACTTGTTCCCCGGCGTAAACTTTGCCCGGCACAGTTTGCTTTTTGCCTGCGGCTATGGAAATTTATTTGTGCAAGCCGCCACAGCCTTATGTTATAATTTATACGTAAGCTTACCGATGCCCTTCCCGAATCAAAAGCACACTGTCTTTGCGGCTGGTTTGCCGCCCTGCTTTGCCCTGAAGCCTCGCCGGGCCCATGGCGTTTTGCTGCGCGCAAGGCGGCAAATTATCTCGCAAATCTCAAGGAGCGTTTTGATCCGGGAACAATGCAAATTTGACCGGGCCGGCACCTGGTTGTTTTGATTCTGAACTGGTTCGCCGCAAGGCGGCGCGGGGGCAAGCATGAGAAAGTTTTTGTTCGTCCTGGCGGTTTTCCTGGCCTTCGCCGCCACAGGCGCGGACGGCGGCGAAGCCGCCAAGCAGCGGCCGGTCATCACCTGCGCGAAACAGCGTTTTGACCCGTCGCAGGGCTTGTATTTTCTGGAAGGCAACGTTTATGTGGCCGTCTCCGACAGGACAATCACCGCCGACAAAGCGTCGGTGGACATAGCCGGCCTCAAAGTCTGGGCGCAGGGCAACGTAACGCTGAAACAGGGCGACATCACGTTTACCGGCGACAGCCTGTACGTGGACGGCGGCAAGAATACCGCCGAAATAACCGGGCATCTTTTCTTTGCGCGCGACGGCCTGTCGATGACCGCCGAATACGCCGAATTTAACTGGAAAACAAAAATAGCCCATCTTACGGGCAATGTGGTGGTAAACCGGCAGGGCGAGGAGGCCCGTTGCGAATCCTTGCGCTACCATGTCAAAGAAAACCGTTTCCTGCCTTGAGCTCCGGGCAAAGGATTGCGCAGGGGGCATCCGCGTTGGCGGGCGCCCCCTGCGCAGTTTCGCGATTTATAACGTGGACGCCGCTAACTCGGTATGGCGCTCTCGCAGGGAACGCCCACCTGGCAGAAGCCGCAGCCGTAACCGTCAAGGCCGAAATGCTCTTTGATGTAAGCGGGCGTTTCCCCGTGCAAAAAGTCGTAGCACTTCCTTTTGTCATGCCCGCCTTCCAACGTGATCGCGCCGGCCGGGCATTTTTTCGCGCACAGGCCGCAGGTTCCCTTGCGATGGTAAAGGCAGTATTCATAAATGTCTTTGTAAGGACGGGCGTCCGGCGCGATCTTTAGTTTCGCCACGACGGAGCCGAGCCGGTGGGCTTTGCCGACTTGCGTAATCAACGCGTCGCACAAGCCGAAAGTTCCATGCCCTGCGGCGTAAGCGGCATGCCGTTCCGACCATTTGGAAGAGTAAACCCGCCGGACATTCTCCAACCGCCGCCACTCCGGATGCAGCATGGGAGCGCCAGCCTCGTAGCCGGCCGCGCGCAGCGCGTCCGTCACATGAAGGCGCAGCGCATCGTTCGCCTTTTCCCCGATGATCCTGGCCCTTGCCCAGCGTTCGGACGGATTGGCCGTTTCCCGGCGCAGGGACTCTTTGGTTGCCGCAGTCTGCGGCAGTATCCAGCTGATTACGGCAAGTTCTTCCGCCGCCGCCCGGGAATCCGGGTAAAATTTGGCGAAAGCTTCCGCCGGCAGCCAATGTTCTTCACTGCAAACTTCGGGGGTTTTATATTTTTGAAAAAGCTCGTCCGCCCCGGACGCGAACCTTACCACGGGCATCCCCCAGATTTTTTCCTCCCCGAAAGCCTCCCCCATGCGGTTGACGGGGCTTGTCGCCATAAAATCCTGAATCATGGAAACAATCCAACTTTTCTCTTCCATATCAACTTCCCCCTTTGGCTCAATTTGGCCTTGTTATTTACTTTTCAGCGTAAATACCGCTATTTCGGGCGGGCATCCGAACCGGAAAGGGAACCAGCCGCTCACGCCGGTGCTGACATACCCATACAGGCCGCCTTTTCCATAAACGCCCCGTATGTACTTAAAAGCTTCCCTGTAAAGCGGCCGCCCGAACAATCCGACTTGCGTGCCGTGCGTATGCCCGGCGAGGGTCAGATCGATCCCCTGGGCAAAAGCTTCGTCAATGGCGGCCGAGTGATGGCTGAGCAATATTTTTGTCGCCTCCCGTGGGACGCCCTCCAAGGCCGCTTTGAGCATGCGGCCATATTCACGGCTCCGCGCGTCCGGGTCGCGCGCAAAAGAATAGTCGACGCCGAGCATGTAAAGGGGACTGGCTGTCCCCAACAGGCGGGCGCTCGCGTTTTTCAGCACTACGGTTTTGCTTTTGGCCAGGCTTTCCGCGACCGTCCGTTCGCCGCGCATGTATTCGTGGTTGCCCCATACATAGTATATGCCGTACGGAAAGCAGCCGGCGAATTCATCCAGGACGGCCGCCATGTCGGCTGCCTGGCTTGCGTCGTCAATCAGGTCGCCGGTAATGGCCATGGCGTCGGGATTTTCCGCCCGGGCCTGTTCCAAGACGGAACGCAAATCGGCCAAAGAAAAAAACATGCCGAGATGCAAGTCGGTCAAATGCGCGATCTTAAACCCGTCCGCCTCCGGGTCAAGGTTTGGCAGGATCAGTTCCCGCCGGGAGGTAGTTACCGTTACGCTTTCATAAAAAGCGCCGTAGCCGCTCACGGCGAAAGCAAAAACAAGCGCGGCGGCTCCCCCGGCCTTGATTGCGCCCGCCGCGGCCGGTCCCGCCGCGAAAGTTGCCGCGCCTCCGAAAAGAAAAAACGGCAAAAGGATGATTTGCCCCACAAACCAAAAAACGCAGAAGCGGCTGATGAATTCCGCGCCGGGCAAAGCTTTTGTCCAGGCGAGGGTTGCCCCCCAAGCCGCCGCGGCATTAAACAGCAAAAAAACAAAAACCGCGCCCTTTTTCGCCGGAAGGCGCAAAACCCGCATCCCCAGCATACAGTTGGCGAAAGCGATGAAGAAGGCCAGCCCCAGCGCAATTGTCGTAAAAAAACCCGGGCCGCGCAAAGCGCACCTCCCTGTTGCCTTGTCGCGTGGCGGGCGGACGCGCCGCGCGACAAGGCAACATTTTAAAATCAGCCGTTTTTGATCTTTTTGAGTTTTTCCAAGGTATAATCAACGGCGTCATCGTCTATGCCGTAATGAGTAACCATGCGAAACCGCCCGGCGCCAAACTTGTTGGCAAGCACCCCTTCCGCTTTCAGGGCGGCGGATATCCTGTCCGGGTCGTCGGCGGGCACGATCACGATATTGGTTTTGACGGCGGCCGCGTCAAATTCAAAACCCAGGGCCAGGCAGCCCTCGGCTAAAGCGCGGGCGCGGCGGTGATCATCCTCCAACCGCTCCGCCATTTCATTGAAAGCGACAAGGCCGGCCGCCGCCAATATACCGGCCTGCCGCATCCCGCCGCCCATTCTTTTGCGCGCGCGGCGCGCCTTCGCGATAAATTCCGCCGCGCCGGCCACCACGGCGCCGACCGGCGCGCCCAGGCCTTTGGACAGGCAGATGGAAATACTGTCGACATGCGCCGTTATAGAAGAAAGTTTGACTTTCAGGGCAACGGCGGCGTTCATGACGCGCGCGCCGTCCATATGCACCTTTATTCCGTATTTTCGCGCCACGGCGGCCACGCCGGACAATTCTTCCAGGCGGTAATAATTCCCGCCCGCGTGGTTGTGGGTGTTTTCCAAGCAAATCAATTTAGTCAAAGGCTGGTGCACGTCGTTGGCTGGCCTGACATAGCTTTCAAGCACATCCGGCGCCAAAACGCCGTTGCGCCCTTTGACCGGCCTGGCCTGCGCGCCGGACAGCCCGGCTATGCCGGCACCTTCGTACAAAAACACGTGCGCCGACTCCTCGCAGATAACCTCGTCCCCGCGCCCGGCATACGACATGACGGCGGCCTGGTTGCCCATGGTGCCGCTCGCGGCAAACATCGCCGCTTCCATGCCGCAGGCGGCGGCTACCGTTTTCTCCAGCAGGTTGACCGTTGGGTCTTCACCGTACACGTCGTCGCCTACCTGGGCGGAGGCCATGGCCAAACGCATTTTTTCGGTCGGAACGGTTACGGTGTCGCTGCGCAAATCAATCATTTTCCCTGTAGCCTCCCTAAAAGTCTTTAACCCCTAAACATCTATATACGCGTCAAGCCGGTTCAGTTCCTGCCGACATTCGCGCCAGGCGGGCGATATTTTCTCTAAAAGGCGCCAAAAATGCTGGCTGTGGTCAAGAAATTTAAAATGGCACAACTCATGCGCGACTACGTAGTCAATAAGTTGCGGCGGCAGATGCGCCAAGCGGTTGCTGAAACAAAGCTCGTTTTTAAACGGCCGGCACACCCCCCACCGGCTGGTCATTTTACGGTTTTTGACTGCCGGCGGGACGGCAATGTCCAGAAAAGGCGCGCAAAGAGGCAAAACGCGGGCAAGCGAAAGATCAATCAGCGGCGGCAAGAGGCGGGCGAACATTTTTTCCAGGAGCGCCCTGCGCCTGTCGGCGGGCGCATCCGGCCGGCAGCGCAGGATTATCCCGCCGCCGGCGATTTCCGCCCGCTCCGCTTCTGCCGGAAAACACGCAAGCGCCAAGGGCTCGCCCAGATAATAGAAAACATCGCCCGGCAAATAAGTATGCTTGGGCGCCAGCAACGGCAATATCCTTTGCAGTTGTTTTTCCAGCCACGGCTTGTGCCGGTTGAAAAAATCCCGCGCGTATGCGTCCGGCGTGTTGAGCGGCACGGAAAAAACCACTCGCGCCGTTTTCGGGTATACGCGCAAAATCAATTGCCGGCGCCTTTTGCGCTCGTATTCTATGGGGATTGTATAAGTGTCGCCGCCGCTCGTTACGGCGAGACGATAATCCGGATCCATCCTTGCCTTTGCCATGAAATTCTCAAAAAACATCTTCGCCCGCAAAATATTTCACGGAAAAAGAAATTACCTCAACATCAAAGTGGCCGGCTATGATATTTTTCGCCAGTTCCGCCTGTTTCTCCAACACCCGGCGGTCGCTGCCCGCCCAGGCCATGCCGACGGCCGCGCGCCGCCACAAATCGTGAAAGTCCGTTTCCGCCGCCGAAGCGCGCGTGCGCGCCCTTATTTTCTCCACGGCGCTTTTGACGATTTGCCGTTTGTCTTTTAAAGAATTGGCGGCCGGCAGGAAAAGTTCGGCGGCGGCCAAAACAAAAATAACTCCCATCAGGCGCCTCCCGCGCGTTTGCGGCGAAAGCCGCCCAGATCCCGGCTACTTTATGCCGTTCAAAATGCCGGCCAGTTCCGCGGCGCCCGGATCGCCCTGGGACACCGTAACGATCGCCTTGCCGCCAATGCGCACCACGTTGCCTTCCGCCACCGCCGCCGCGCTGACGGGGCCGGCGTGATATACGAAAGCCAAATTGCCGGCTATGAGATAGGCCCGTTCCAGCCCGCTCATGCCGGCGGCTGCGGCCGGTTTCAGGAAAGGCTTGCCGTTTACCTTTACCTCGCCCGTGTTTTCGTCCACGGCGACTTTGTTGTTGCTA is part of the Acidaminococcales bacterium genome and harbors:
- a CDS encoding Nif3-like dinuclear metal center hexameric protein; protein product: MPVTVGDIIAVLGECAPENLAAQWDNVGLLCGCPASAVERVMLALDVTPGVAGQAAGEKAQMIISHHPLIFHEIKKLAETDWRSRLLAKLIRDNVAVYAAHTNLDFCAGGVSDALAQKLGLSDVAVLRKSGHCLLRKIAVFVPDQYADRVMAAMAREGAGHIGQYSDCSFRVKGTGAFRPLAGTHPFAGREGEMSSVKETRIETVAPAEKLAAVLKAMLAAHPYEEAAYDVYELANDRTGVWGAGRIGALKEAMTVRDFALMAKSALRLDYALYADAGRPVRKVAVCGGAGGDLVQDALAGGADILVTGDLGHHAAQEAKLAGLSLLDAGHQGTERPVLPFLADKIAASAKGRKIKILIAEEEPSLLML
- a CDS encoding class I SAM-dependent methyltransferase; the protein is MRLADRLKKIAGFVPSGARIADIGADHAYLPLWLLEKGIIDFAVAVDVADGPCRAAAASVAAAGADGRIKVRQGYGLSPLKSGEVDAIVIAGMGGSTIAQILDKGSDLLAGVDSLILQPMTGGGRLRSWLCASGWPLAGEELAAEGRKLYEIIFAQKNPAAKHMVYDHFRLEAGPLLLEAGHPLLKRHVGNIAARYARVCRSMENGRPAARGARYETARAIWAAAEDCLRCL
- the dnaG gene encoding DNA primase — protein: MDDSYKDFIQTVKNRCDIVSLVSEHVTLKKRGGKFWGCCPFHQEKTPSFSVSPDKGLFYCFGCGAGGDAIAFAQKIGDLSFSEALELIAGKFGVPVPDGRKAGRQRKKDDEAGEIYAVNALAVNYFAACLQKTAFGQETRAYLSGRGIDAGTAGRFSLGVALGGGKSLCKAFMQKEVSLELLLKARLAALREGGDCYDVFRSRLMIPIKDPRGNVVGFGGRLLGEGQPKYLNTAESGVFNKRHLLYGLDLALAQIKSSGAAIVVEGYMDAIALHAAGFTNAVASMGTAFSPEQANLIARVAKELVFCYDSDPAGRKAAMRAVSIARAAGVRTKAILLDGAKDPDEFILKFGAEKFSALLRQAPDGWAFQKAFVLSQTDFSTLAGKVEAVSNIIPVIAELGNSLETQNAISELARELTIDEAAIAGEFNKYLSRQKKYGALSPRPVPAAQLRKGKGARAEAEKQLIWAIAQRPEAMEWVEDMQTRLSNRWGGIRQEAGAEGEETAGIAAPCYHELKEIAGLLREQPDKEGADERLSGILPYLGDESRAKVAELLTDEAGLLVDEDKGADIGQLAKDCIRLLEKSFWEQKYDEHRKRAAAYESAGDVRLARELGKSQKIKNEIRKLF
- a CDS encoding metallophosphoesterase; protein product: MRGPGFFTTIALGLAFFIAFANCMLGMRVLRLPAKKGAVFVFLLFNAAAAWGATLAWTKALPGAEFISRFCVFWFVGQIILLPFFLFGGAATFAAGPAAAGAIKAGGAAALVFAFAVSGYGAFYESVTVTTSRRELILPNLDPEADGFKIAHLTDLHLGMFFSLADLRSVLEQARAENPDAMAITGDLIDDASQAADMAAVLDEFAGCFPYGIYYVWGNHEYMRGERTVAESLAKSKTVVLKNASARLLGTASPLYMLGVDYSFARDPDARSREYGRMLKAALEGVPREATKILLSHHSAAIDEAFAQGIDLTLAGHTHGTQVGLFGRPLYREAFKYIRGVYGKGGLYGYVSTGVSGWFPFRFGCPPEIAVFTLKSK
- a CDS encoding PLP-dependent transferase, which translates into the protein MIDLRSDTVTVPTEKMRLAMASAQVGDDVYGEDPTVNLLEKTVAAACGMEAAMFAASGTMGNQAAVMSYAGRGDEVICEESAHVFLYEGAGIAGLSGAQARPVKGRNGVLAPDVLESYVRPANDVHQPLTKLICLENTHNHAGGNYYRLEELSGVAAVARKYGIKVHMDGARVMNAAVALKVKLSSITAHVDSISICLSKGLGAPVGAVVAGAAEFIAKARRARKRMGGGMRQAGILAAAGLVAFNEMAERLEDDHRRARALAEGCLALGFEFDAAAVKTNIVIVPADDPDRISAALKAEGVLANKFGAGRFRMVTHYGIDDDAVDYTLEKLKKIKNG
- a CDS encoding M48 family metallopeptidase, yielding MFFENFMAKARMDPDYRLAVTSGGDTYTIPIEYERKRRRQLILRVYPKTARVVFSVPLNTPDAYARDFFNRHKPWLEKQLQRILPLLAPKHTYLPGDVFYYLGEPLALACFPAEAERAEIAGGGIILRCRPDAPADRRRALLEKMFARLLPPLIDLSLARVLPLCAPFLDIAVPPAVKNRKMTSRWGVCRPFKNELCFSNRLAHLPPQLIDYVVAHELCHFKFLDHSQHFWRLLEKISPAWRECRQELNRLDAYIDV
- a CDS encoding DUF503 domain-containing protein, coding for MGVIFVLAAAELFLPAANSLKDKRQIVKSAVEKIRARTRASAAETDFHDLWRRAAVGMAWAGSDRRVLEKQAELAKNIIAGHFDVEVISFSVKYFAGEDVF